In Pedobacter heparinus DSM 2366, the following are encoded in one genomic region:
- a CDS encoding tetratricopeptide repeat protein: protein MQNLTARYNYIYNAKVILNTHQQELAEAYPENYDQVLPVYLGPEIDSNFIVKDGNGAKTMDDIIKKAQIIILEKSYSNYLDDAYILLGKANFFKGNYFNAAEYFDYVIKNYKNNTKSYVEALNWKARSLMQVRRLNEAKLTLDTLAYMIPDLKKNTAEPLATLAQLSIYHHKNAVAISYLKDAVKASHDSQHKIRWTYILAQLSEQQKNYSEALLSYRKVQKSNAPFEMYFNANLNRIKINALLSGKKINKQDELLALLKDDKNTDYIDQIYYQIAESLIADEAYAEAKKYDLLSIQKSTKNQYQKGLSYLKIADLNFKHFHDYLNAKLYYDSAVNTLPKTYPGFELIVKKNQNLEYLTKRYETIAKEDTLQNIARLPEKEREAKIQAIFNPVGRPDLVNTQVSPNTSPLAFNLSESNKPQTSSTFYFSNAAALSKGYSDFKKKWGNRKLENNWRQSIRSSAQTTNQDITNNMATALANNAGIDNPGLSDKTAEIKAYTTALPLTAGQLAQSNQKIIDAYYDIASFYLQELNDPEEAEEVYQILLNRFPGNNHLAASYYGLFLIYKNKDQTAATNYKNKILKEFPGTVYAKTILDPSFSLKQTELETTLNKEYNSIFEQYQKKDFTGVMQMADQVLKNKEENYLSPQYAYLKAIAIGRTNHVDTLLTTFNGITNSFPDDKLITPLVKDHIAYINEHLQDFQKRKIALIDFDPNEPPFAIRQAPAPSVTARQEVIPAVQQNNKIESAAVTNVPKTEKPIPAVPIKVEGMFSTAVSTVYYYVIDVADASLTLSSSRFGIGQFNRGNYSGQNLRHQLKEFDNDQLIYVGNFSNFDEAKTYADGISPQLKQIMKVPASIYTGFVISKENFDKLTSKDILNKYLEFYKNNY, encoded by the coding sequence ATGCAAAACTTAACCGCCAGATATAACTATATCTATAATGCCAAAGTCATATTAAATACACACCAGCAAGAGCTTGCCGAAGCATACCCTGAAAATTACGACCAGGTTTTGCCGGTTTATCTTGGTCCGGAAATCGATAGCAATTTTATAGTGAAAGATGGTAACGGGGCTAAAACAATGGACGATATTATCAAAAAAGCACAGATTATTATTCTTGAGAAAAGCTATAGTAACTACCTGGATGATGCTTATATCCTGCTGGGAAAGGCCAACTTTTTTAAAGGTAATTACTTTAATGCAGCCGAATATTTTGATTATGTCATAAAGAATTATAAAAACAACACGAAAAGTTATGTGGAGGCTTTAAACTGGAAAGCCAGGAGCCTGATGCAGGTGAGGAGGTTAAATGAGGCCAAACTAACACTAGATACACTTGCCTATATGATCCCCGACTTAAAGAAAAATACGGCTGAACCATTAGCGACACTTGCCCAGCTATCCATATATCATCATAAAAATGCAGTAGCAATCTCCTACTTAAAAGATGCCGTGAAGGCAAGCCATGATAGCCAGCACAAAATCAGGTGGACCTATATCCTGGCCCAACTTTCCGAACAACAAAAGAACTATTCCGAAGCGTTATTAAGTTACCGTAAGGTGCAAAAGAGCAATGCACCTTTCGAAATGTATTTCAATGCCAATCTGAACCGCATTAAAATTAATGCCTTGTTAAGTGGCAAAAAAATTAACAAACAGGATGAATTGCTCGCATTGTTAAAAGACGATAAGAATACCGATTATATTGACCAGATCTATTATCAGATTGCAGAGAGTTTAATTGCAGATGAAGCTTATGCGGAAGCTAAAAAGTACGATCTCCTGTCGATTCAGAAAAGCACAAAAAACCAATATCAGAAAGGCCTTTCCTATTTAAAAATTGCCGACCTGAATTTTAAGCATTTCCATGATTATCTGAATGCAAAACTATATTATGACAGTGCTGTTAATACATTGCCTAAAACCTACCCGGGTTTTGAACTTATTGTAAAAAAGAATCAAAACCTAGAATACCTGACCAAACGATATGAGACCATTGCCAAGGAAGATACGCTGCAAAACATTGCCCGGTTACCTGAAAAGGAACGTGAGGCAAAAATACAGGCAATCTTTAATCCTGTTGGCAGACCTGATCTTGTAAATACACAGGTTAGCCCTAATACCAGCCCATTGGCCTTTAACCTGTCGGAAAGCAATAAGCCCCAAACTTCCAGCACTTTTTATTTTAGCAATGCTGCTGCACTCAGTAAAGGGTATTCGGACTTTAAGAAAAAATGGGGCAACAGAAAACTGGAAAACAACTGGCGCCAGAGTATTCGTTCATCTGCCCAGACCACCAATCAGGACATTACAAATAACATGGCTACCGCCTTGGCCAATAATGCAGGAATTGACAATCCTGGGCTTTCTGATAAAACGGCTGAAATAAAAGCCTACACGACAGCTCTGCCTTTAACTGCCGGACAACTTGCTCAATCCAATCAAAAAATCATTGATGCTTATTACGATATTGCCAGTTTCTATCTACAGGAACTTAACGACCCTGAAGAAGCAGAAGAGGTATACCAGATCCTTTTAAACCGTTTTCCAGGCAACAACCATCTGGCAGCTTCCTATTATGGCCTATTTCTCATTTATAAAAATAAAGACCAAACAGCAGCAACAAATTATAAAAACAAAATTTTAAAAGAATTTCCTGGCACTGTATATGCAAAAACAATTCTTGATCCCTCATTTTCTTTAAAACAAACGGAACTGGAAACTACCCTCAATAAAGAATACAATAGCATTTTTGAACAATACCAGAAAAAAGATTTTACAGGTGTAATGCAAATGGCTGATCAGGTTCTAAAAAATAAAGAGGAAAATTACCTGTCCCCACAATACGCTTATTTAAAAGCAATAGCCATAGGCAGGACAAACCACGTGGACACACTTTTAACTACATTTAATGGAATAACGAATTCATTTCCAGACGACAAGCTGATCACTCCCCTGGTCAAAGATCATATTGCTTATATCAATGAACACCTCCAGGATTTTCAAAAAAGAAAAATTGCATTGATAGACTTTGATCCGAATGAACCTCCTTTTGCCATCCGTCAGGCACCTGCACCAAGTGTAACTGCCCGGCAAGAGGTGATTCCCGCAGTTCAGCAAAACAATAAAATTGAATCTGCGGCAGTAACAAACGTACCCAAAACAGAAAAACCAATACCAGCCGTTCCTATTAAAGTAGAAGGTATGTTTAGTACTGCGGTTTCGACAGTATATTATTATGTTATTGATGTAGCCGATGCCTCATTAACGCTTAGCTCTTCACGTTTCGGTATCGGGCAATTTAACAGGGGAAACTATTCGGGCCAGAATTTAAGGCATCAATTGAAAGAATTTGACAATGACCAGCTCATATATGTAGGGAACTTTAGTAATTTTGACGAGGCTAAAACTTATGCAGATGGCATAAGCCCTCAGCTAAAACAAATAATGAAGGTTCCAGCTAGTATTTATACTGGTTTCGTGATCAGCAAAGAAAACTTCGATAAATTAACCAGTAAAGATATTCTGAACAAATACCTGGAATTCTATAAAAACAATTATTAA
- a CDS encoding AtpZ/AtpI family protein, translating to MKDPNQRKKNLNAFAKYSSISFQMIVVIGVFAFIGHKIDVYRNAKTPIFTAGFSLLGVAISMYQVVKQLNKNDS from the coding sequence ATGAAAGACCCTAATCAAAGAAAAAAGAACCTGAATGCTTTTGCGAAATACTCTTCTATTAGCTTTCAAATGATAGTTGTTATTGGCGTGTTTGCCTTCATTGGACATAAAATTGATGTTTATCGCAATGCCAAAACACCAATCTTTACTGCGGGGTTCAGTTTGTTAGGTGTAGCCATTTCAATGTACCAGGTTGTAAAGCAACTAAATAAAAATGACTCCTGA